atcaaagaggacagcgaggaggacgaggaggatgatcgaggtgccaagcaagtcaaatttgacttattggaagggcctgcggaaagcgacaacatcagttttgatccaactccgcacaggtatcatcggacttgctgaatatctgtccaaaatcaagcgaagcgactcaccgcgctgtcaatgtgacctgggaaaccagagtgtgaagcatgtcttgctggagtgcccgcttctgaaggaactgcggtcggagatggtggaggaattgtttatggagggggtgtcgacaacgcttggagaacaagcaatgttgacagaagtgaaggcagcgccgatcgtggcgaagttcatgatcgcatcgggactcttgggacagtttcagtcagtggactcggtcgccatgggtaaggagcagggggaggaggattcaaaaccgaaaccaacccaagacactgcgaatgttggagaaacagggaacacatcacagtggccgggcgccaggtccgccgaggtcacctcacaccaacgcacatggagaacaacgcacgctgccgatgaagacgaagaagcatggcgccatgacccgaacctattcgtgttcgacctgccggagtgatgcagcaagtagacctggcagtcctggggatacagggactcggtgactcggggagctggatgaagaagtggaggtagagaagtgaagaagtggaaggtgcattgcagagaaagaaggggacactctgcgcccgcggggactacgggaaaccatctacaccgggcagatggattgactttctttacatttcttttgtcttgtttgcattacgccggccggtttgtggccttacttttcaggtggcaggacctcgagaaatcgagtcctgctcacagggtggatctgcatactgggaatgcaccaccatttatcgtcgggagcgggctctgggacgcaacccccgcatagcagcatgtatgtaaagcgagctaaatcgggtcaatgaattcatcatcatcatcatcatcatcatcatcatcatctacTGTGGGTGACCTGCAATCCACTCACACAGCCACACGCAAGTATGAGCCTTGGTCTTCTCCGAACGGTGCGCTGGGAGCGGGATGCAGATGGCTCAAATATCGTCACCTTGACGGAGGCGGAGCCAAATCCCGCTTCGCCGAAGAGTCTTGCTGCAGCTGTCGGTAAGGTTGTCAAGCGGCAGTTCGTGGATAAGCCGGAGAATGATCGACACGCCGAGTACATGTTGCAGAATGGTCTCATACACATTGGCCGGTTGAACGAGTGGGAGGTTGCGGATCAGTTCCTTGCTGCACAGTCGTCTCAGCAAGCTCCCCAGCTTCAACGCCTTGGTGATTGTGATACGCCCCT
The nucleotide sequence above comes from Penicillium digitatum chromosome 1, complete sequence. Encoded proteins:
- a CDS encoding Aldehyde dehydrogenase (AldH12), putative, producing the protein MLTEVKAAPIVAKFMIASGLLGQFQSVDSVAMGKEQGEEDSKPKPTQDTANVGETGNTSQWPGARSAEVTSHQRTWRTTHAADEDEEAWRHDPNLFVFDLPE